One genomic region from Gemmatimonadales bacterium encodes:
- a CDS encoding CPBP family intramembrane glutamic endopeptidase translates to MSRRANLVGWTVALVTMAALASLGAEGDARWPWLAFDLAAAAAFLLLLVPAGRGWVGGLVGRHPGLAVHVPLGLALYGMVAALLAGGHNWINLMLWPIGAGLATVALGVDRAEEPSPARLLIAAVAVAAVWGIWERGIQIAVPGGTHLSLGPLVALALALFLFAVVHPLRTFDVDLDVGARDVGLAVAAVAGLALIAIPLGFAIGFLSYQSRWLGPVHGLLRLYGLVLFVGLPEEMLFRGVIQEAFTRLWGPRPGLVLGAVVFGLLHLLKHPSHPNWGYGLLATAAGLAYGWVYQRTGKLAAAAITHGCVDWIWSMFLGA, encoded by the coding sequence GCGACGCGAGATGGCCGTGGCTGGCCTTCGACCTCGCAGCGGCGGCGGCCTTCCTGCTCCTGCTGGTCCCGGCGGGCCGCGGCTGGGTCGGGGGACTGGTCGGCCGGCATCCCGGCCTGGCCGTGCACGTTCCGCTGGGGCTCGCTCTCTACGGCATGGTTGCGGCGTTGCTCGCGGGCGGTCACAACTGGATCAACCTGATGCTGTGGCCGATCGGTGCGGGCCTGGCGACCGTCGCCCTCGGCGTGGATCGTGCCGAGGAGCCATCGCCGGCCCGGCTGCTCATCGCGGCCGTGGCGGTGGCGGCGGTGTGGGGCATCTGGGAGCGCGGGATCCAAATCGCGGTGCCGGGCGGGACGCACCTGAGCCTCGGTCCCCTGGTTGCGCTGGCCCTCGCGCTGTTCCTGTTCGCCGTCGTGCATCCGCTGCGCACCTTCGACGTCGATCTGGATGTGGGGGCGCGCGACGTGGGCCTCGCCGTGGCAGCGGTCGCGGGCCTGGCCCTGATCGCGATCCCGCTCGGCTTCGCGATCGGGTTCCTGTCGTACCAGTCCCGGTGGCTGGGGCCGGTACACGGCCTGCTGCGGCTGTACGGTCTGGTGCTGTTCGTCGGCCTTCCGGAGGAGATGCTGTTTCGCGGCGTGATCCAGGAGGCGTTCACGCGCCTGTGGGGTCCGCGTCCAGGCTTGGTGCTGGGCGCCGTGGTCTTCGGCCTGCTGCACCTGCTCAAGCACCCGTCGCATCCCAACTGGGGCTACGGCCTGCTGGCCACGGCCGCCGGCCTGGCCTACGGCTGGGTCTATCAGCGGACCGGAAAGCTGGCCGCCGCCGCGATCACCCACGGGTGCGTGGATTGGATCTGGAGCATGTTCCTTGGGGCGTGA
- a CDS encoding glycosyltransferase family 9 protein — protein MAGLLKRARQGVKRPLQTLFAAALTLPLDRRSRTVRDLDGLEPGTILLSRTDRIGDLLCCSPLLLALHQRWPRARIVLVPGRKNRAVLEGLPFVEEGPVFRRDPRSWAELAWRLGHVRWDLYVSLRAESMAGAWIGAWSRAPVRMATHRTYAHPGCNLILGVDDYHQTTRYCRAAAAIGQPPAAVRPVFQVPADAERRVAEMLPALLPSDGRPIVGVQIPHRSARRYTVRAWPEDKVVALVQALTDDGCRVVLCGMGPERVEAQSVQARIPEAVVPPPVPLAVFAALQRRFAVFVSPFTGTVHLADAVGVTVVAYGLEDQVRGWGVVGPSHRNIGAPRVSDIPVATVLEAARAALAGAAVRAGKGPGT, from the coding sequence ATGGCCGGGTTGCTGAAGCGCGCGCGCCAGGGCGTCAAACGGCCGCTCCAGACGCTGTTCGCCGCGGCGTTGACGCTGCCGCTGGACCGCCGCTCCCGGACGGTGCGCGATCTGGACGGGCTCGAGCCGGGGACGATTCTGCTGTCGCGTACCGACCGGATCGGCGATCTGCTGTGCTGCTCGCCGTTGCTCCTCGCGCTGCACCAGCGCTGGCCGCGCGCCCGAATCGTGCTCGTTCCGGGGCGGAAGAACCGCGCGGTTCTCGAGGGCCTGCCCTTCGTGGAGGAAGGGCCCGTCTTCCGACGGGACCCGCGCAGCTGGGCGGAGCTGGCCTGGCGTCTCGGCCACGTCAGGTGGGATCTGTACGTGAGCCTCCGCGCGGAGTCGATGGCCGGCGCCTGGATCGGCGCCTGGAGCCGTGCCCCGGTCCGGATGGCGACGCACCGCACCTACGCCCACCCCGGGTGCAACCTGATCCTCGGGGTAGACGACTACCATCAGACGACGCGTTACTGTCGCGCAGCGGCGGCGATCGGCCAGCCGCCGGCCGCGGTCCGACCCGTGTTCCAGGTCCCGGCGGACGCCGAGCGGCGAGTCGCGGAGATGCTGCCGGCGCTCCTGCCGTCCGACGGCCGGCCGATCGTCGGCGTGCAGATTCCTCATCGGAGCGCGAGGCGGTACACGGTGCGGGCGTGGCCGGAGGACAAGGTGGTGGCACTGGTGCAGGCGCTGACGGACGACGGCTGCCGGGTGGTGCTTTGCGGCATGGGGCCCGAGCGGGTGGAGGCGCAGTCCGTGCAGGCGCGGATACCGGAGGCGGTGGTGCCCCCGCCGGTGCCGCTGGCGGTGTTCGCTGCGCTGCAGCGTCGCTTCGCCGTCTTCGTGTCGCCATTCACGGGGACCGTGCACCTGGCGGACGCCGTTGGCGTGACCGTCGTCGCCTACGGGCTGGAGGACCAAGTTCGCGGCTGGGGGGTCGTCGGACCGTCGCACCGCAACATCGGCGCGCCGCGCGTGAGCGACATCCCCGTCGCGACCGTGCTGGAGGCGGCGCGGGCGGCCCTGGCGGGCGCGGCCGTCCGGGCGGGGAAAGGACCGGGCACATGA
- a CDS encoding glycosyltransferase family 2 protein has translation MTVSANGPRLSVILITLDEEERLPACLGSVEGLADEIVVVDTGSRDRTVEIARQAGARVEHIARSEFRGHGKSKQRALDLATGAWVLLLDADERLTPALREEIRTLLAGRPAVDGYWIRRDVYYLGKRMRWGGLGHDWVIRLFRRERGRCTPAPVHTGVEVDGVTARLAGTIEHHTVRTVPEHLVKVERYGSIRTADFAARGRTYRATDWLRMPVEFVLRAFVRLGVLDGTRGIVWATISAYEKWLRYAMLINRPPDRRGPAR, from the coding sequence ATGACCGTCTCCGCGAACGGACCGAGACTCAGCGTCATCCTCATCACGCTCGACGAGGAGGAGAGGCTTCCGGCGTGTCTGGGGAGCGTCGAGGGCCTGGCCGACGAGATCGTGGTCGTGGACACGGGCTCGCGGGACCGAACCGTCGAGATCGCTCGACAGGCCGGCGCCCGAGTGGAGCACATCGCGCGCAGTGAGTTCCGGGGTCACGGCAAATCGAAGCAACGGGCGCTGGACCTCGCGACCGGGGCGTGGGTCCTGCTGCTCGACGCGGACGAGCGTCTCACGCCGGCGCTGCGCGAGGAGATCCGTACCCTCCTGGCGGGACGGCCGGCGGTGGACGGCTACTGGATCCGCCGCGACGTGTACTACCTCGGCAAGCGGATGCGGTGGGGCGGGCTCGGCCACGACTGGGTGATCCGGCTGTTCCGGCGCGAGCGCGGGCGGTGCACGCCGGCACCGGTGCACACGGGGGTCGAGGTGGATGGCGTGACGGCCCGCCTGGCGGGCACGATCGAGCATCACACCGTGCGGACGGTGCCGGAGCACCTGGTGAAGGTCGAGCGCTACGGGTCCATTCGGACAGCGGACTTCGCGGCCCGGGGCCGTACCTACCGCGCCACGGACTGGCTCCGCATGCCGGTGGAATTCGTGCTGCGGGCGTTCGTGCGCCTCGGTGTGCTGGACGGCACGCGCGGGATCGTGTGGGCGACCATCTCCGCCTACGAGAAGTGGCTGCGCTACGCGATGTTGATCAACCGGCCGCCGGACCGGCGCGGCCCGGCCCGCTAG